GCGGTCGCGACCAGCGTGCCGGCGACGGCAGCCGCGACCGACGTGGTCATCAACGAGATGATGTACCACGCGGTCTCCGACCTCGACGGCGACGACTACCTCGAGCTGCTCAACACCGGCAGCACCGCGGTCGACCTGTCGGGCTGGACGTTCTCGGGCATCACGCTCACCCTGCCGGCCGGGACGAGCATCGCCCCCGGCGGCTTCCTCGTGGTCGCCAAGGACGCCGTCCAGTTCCAGGCGTCCTACGGCTCCGCACCCGCCGCGGTCTACGGCGGCAACCTCTCCAACTCCGGCGAGACCGTCGCGCTGAGGGACGCCACCGGCGCCACCATCGACACCGTCGCCTACGGCGAGGGCGACCCGTGGCCGGTCACCGCCGACGGGACCGGCCCCTCCCTCGAGCTCGTCGACGCCACCCTCGACAACAACGACGCCCTCAACTGGGCGTCGGCGACCAACGCGGCCGGGCGCACCCCGGGCGCGCCGAACTCGGTGCGCCGCGCCGGGCTCGGGCCGCGCATCACCGGGGTCACGCCCAGCACCACCGCCCCCGCTCCGGGCGAGGCGGTGACGGTCACCGCGACCATCACCGGCCAGACGTCGGCCACCCTGCGCTACCGCACCGACTTCGCCGCCGAGCAGTCGGTCGCGATGACCGCCGCCGGCGGCGACACCTTCACCGCCACCATCCCCGGCGCCGCGGCCGGGCACCTCCTGCGCTACCGCGTCGAGGCCACCAACGCCGTCGCCACCACCCGGTCGCCCCGGGTCGACGACACGGTCGTCTACCGCGGGGTGGTCGTGCCGAGCGGCGTCAGCAGCCCGCTGCCGCAGTGGGAGTGGTTCATCGCGCCCGCCGACTACAACCAGATGGTCGCCAACCCGACGACCGACATCCTGCGCTTCGGCGCGATCGCCTACGGCGGCGTGGTCTACGACAACGTCTCGATGGAGATCAAGGGCCACGCCTCGCAGAACGACCCGAAGGTGAGCTGGAAGTTCAAGACGCCGTCGGGCTACGACTTCGACCTGCCGGGGCTGTTCGTCGAGCCGGTCGACGAGATCGACATGCAGGCCGACTGGAGCGACCGCTCGCACGGCCGCGCGGTGCTGTCGTGGGACGCCTACGAGCGCGCCGGGTTCGAGGACCACACGATGTTCCCCGTCCGCACCCAGCGCAACGGCGCGTTCCAGGGCCTCTACAACCTGCAGGAGACCTACGACGGCACCTGGCGCGAGCGCGAGGGCTACGACGACGACCAGTTCTTCGAGGCCGAGACGAGCGCGTTCTCGACCCGCCCGATCACCGTGCAGTTCTCCAAGAAGGCCCCCGACGAGACCGACTTCGCGCCGATCAGCGCCTTCGTCAGCGGCGTGCGGGCCACCGGTGCCGCCCAGCGCAACGCGCTGCTGGCCAGCGCCGACCTGCCGCAGATGATCAACTACGCCGCGGTCACCGCGATCGTCGAGCACCACGACTCCTCGTCGAAGAACTTCTACCTCGTGCAGGACTCGGTCACCGGGCGCTGGCGGATCCTGCCGTGGGACCTCGACCACACCCTCGGCAACGGCTGCTGCAACGTGAACAGCCCGTTCGTCACCCCGGCCGAGCCGGGCGACAACACCAGCGCCCTGATGCGGGCGGTCCTCGCCGACCCGACCTGGCGCACGATGTACTTCCGCCGGCTGCGG
Above is a genomic segment from Nocardioides okcheonensis containing:
- a CDS encoding lamin tail domain-containing protein gives rise to the protein MTTHTNRFAAMLTATATAAAGLAVATSVPATAAATDVVINEMMYHAVSDLDGDDYLELLNTGSTAVDLSGWTFSGITLTLPAGTSIAPGGFLVVAKDAVQFQASYGSAPAAVYGGNLSNSGETVALRDATGATIDTVAYGEGDPWPVTADGTGPSLELVDATLDNNDALNWASATNAAGRTPGAPNSVRRAGLGPRITGVTPSTTAPAPGEAVTVTATITGQTSATLRYRTDFAAEQSVAMTAAGGDTFTATIPGAAAGHLLRYRVEATNAVATTRSPRVDDTVVYRGVVVPSGVSSPLPQWEWFIAPADYNQMVANPTTDILRFGAIAYGGVVYDNVSMEIKGHASQNDPKVSWKFKTPSGYDFDLPGLFVEPVDEIDMQADWSDRSHGRAVLSWDAYERAGFEDHTMFPVRTQRNGAFQGLYNLQETYDGTWREREGYDDDQFFEAETSAFSTRPITVQFSKKAPDETDFAPISAFVSGVRATGAAQRNALLASADLPQMINYAAVTAIVEHHDSSSKNFYLVQDSVTGRWRILPWDLDHTLGNGCCNVNSPFVTPAEPGDNTSALMRAVLADPTWRTMYFRRLRTLVDDLLAPGRMEALYDATYGPTQPVAALDYAAWPYPGNPVDYATFRRRLFNDLTARRTAFATDTRVPAAQAAAPSIVIDEIQHSPATGDGAEFVEVYNPGTQAVDLSGWTLGGSATATVQPGTVVPARSAMTLVANDPAFRTAYGPGVFVGDRFAGALPATGTLTLTRPDGSLADTVSYGGAGWPVPAAGESLELLDPAADNDAGASWALSTGSGTPGTPRSSGPVVTAPAAPTVGTATAGNATATVAWTAPTDDGGSPVTGYQVRVVNGAGTQVGALRPAGAAATSLTVTGLTNGTAYRLQVAATNSAGTGSYSALSNAVTPSNAATVPGAPVIGTPAQGAAGGTLSAIARWTAPTSNGGSAITGYRVVALRMSSAAADATVLSSQTSRLLGPNVKQYDFALAAGTYRFEVVAVNAVGTGASSARSAAVVAR